Proteins found in one Planococcus citri chromosome 2, ihPlaCitr1.1, whole genome shotgun sequence genomic segment:
- the LOC135837955 gene encoding uncharacterized protein LOC135837955: MDSKNFCSILETLVPVSMSNASNFEKYTTLLMEIWASASSELKQSAIVDTKLWQSIGSKYIIRMDRETSDFRARRQISDPMKFIRLVLKSTNNTQKRIEFFGKNFCWLIVLAPFAEVDKLMRDFLECHQRDNIEMKKEIANSDEIDECLWTLLRFGEFDDFDAAISFYFPGVGGFVEDDDVMRYKWALMSNARGLNMLSSCLYFADWRALYDYVKKINSQTRRIAPDEFMISLIEQDHYPAVFDLTVKLCQGEMKDVREFVNAILSPTDDRLERLKKRFKDHMGKNLFSDFWLIERVERVFNRADVQDFMLWIYNGDDELIDGIYKKPVFQFLPSGFLVQLKFCFTDNCFHATKSMEEFLEWCFATEAERRQFKLDMIHKYREYKTIEDLLTARRYRRSALFWFFDGDLSAIEKFTADCARNPMNSYVAIMGN; this comes from the coding sequence ATGGATTCGAAGAATTTCTGCTCCATTCTCGAAACGCTGGTACCGGTATCGATGAGCAACgctagcaattttgaaaaatataccacGCTGTTGATGGAAATTTGGGCCAGCGCTAGCAGCGAATTGAAACAATCGGCCATCGTCGATACGAAACTGTGGCAGAGTATCGGTAGTAAATACATCATCCGTATGGACCGAGAAACGTCGGATTTTCGTGCACGTCGCCAGATCAGCGATCCGATGAAATTCATCAGACTGGTTTTGAAAAGCACGAATAATACGCAGAAAAGAATCGAATTTTTCGGGAAGAATTTCTGCTGGTTGATCGTCTTGGCCCCGTTTGCTGAGGTAGATAAATTGATGCGTGATTTTCTGGAATGCCATCAACGCGATAATAtcgagatgaaaaaagaaatcgcCAATTCTGACGAAATTGACGAATGTCTGTGGACATTGCTGCGATTTGGCGAATTCGACGATTTCGACGCAGCGATATCGTTTTATTTCCCCGGTGTCGGCGGCTTCGTCGAGGACGACGATGTGATGCGCTATAAATGGGCGTTAATGTCGAATGCTAGGGGTTTAAACATGCTCAGTAGCTGTTTATACTTTGCAGATTGGAGGGCGTTATAcgattatgtgaaaaaaatcaattcgcaGACTCGCCGTATCGCGCCAGATGAGTTTATGATTTCTTTGATCGAGCAGGATCACTATCCGGCAGTTTTTGACTTGACCGTGAAACTGTGTCAAGGCGAAATGAAAGACGTGAGGGAATTCGTGAACGCAATTTTGTCTCCCACCGATGACAGATTGGAACGgttgaaaaaaagattcaaagATCATATGGGCAAGAATCTGTTCAGTGACTTCTGGTTAATTGAACGCGTAGAAAGAGTTTTTAATCGAGCTGACGTGCAGGATTTTATGCTGTGGATTTACAACGGCGATGACGAACTAATCGATGGAATCTACAAGAAACCGGTCTTCCAGTTCCTTCCTAGTGGGTTTTTggttcagttgaaattttgtttcaccGATAATTGCTTTCATGCTACCAAGTCTATGGAGGAGTTTTTAGAGTGGTGTTTTGCAACCGAAGCAGAAAGGCGACAGTTTAAACTCGACATGATTCATAAATATCGCGAGTATAAAACGATCGAAGATTTGTTGACCGCTAGAAGGTATCGCCGAAGCGcgttgttttggttttttgacgGCGATCTCAGTGCAATTGAAAAGTTCACGGCTGATTGCGCGCGTAATCCGATGAACTCGTATGTCGCTATTATGGGTAACTGA